One Pseudomonas sp. MH9.2 DNA segment encodes these proteins:
- the smc gene encoding chromosome segregation protein SMC — protein sequence MRLKCIRLAGFKSFVDPTTVNFPSNMAAVVGPNGCGKSNIIDAVRWVMGESSAKNLRGESMTDVIFNGSTSRKPVSQASIELVFDNSDGTLVGEYASYAEISIRRKVTRDSQNTYFLNGTKCRRRDITDIFLGTGLGPRSYSIIEQGMISKLIESKPEELRNFIEEAAGISKYKERRRETENRIRRTHENLARLTDLRDELERQLDRLHRQAQAAEKYQEYKGEERQLKAQLSALRWQALNEQVGQREAVIGNQEVGFEALVAEQRNADASIERLRDGHHDLSERFNLVQGRFYSVGGDIARVEQSIQHGQQRLRQLQDDLRESERARLETESHLGHDRTLLATLGEELEMLEPEQEITSAAAEESTAALEDSESTMHGWQEKWDAFNLDSAEPRRQAEVQQSRIQQLESSMERLGERQRRLGEERQLLAADPEDAAILELSEELATREMTLEELHASEEQLVERLEQLRGELHQANQAQQQAQGDLQRLNGRLASLEALQQAALDPGTGTAEWLREQQLTEHPRLAEGLRVESGWELAVETVLGADLQAVLVDDFAGLDLAGFEQGDLRLLSPSADVMRIPGSLLDKVEASVDLSAWLGQVKPVDSLEDALALRGQLGAGQSLISRDGYWVGRHFLRVRRASEAESGVLARGQELQRLGLEREEREATLGALEEQLVTLREQQLQQEDTREQLRRRLQDEARQQGELKAQLSAGKAKVEQLTLRRTRLDEELGELGEQRAIEHEQLGESRLQLQGALDSMAIDTEQRELLLAQRDSLRERLDRVRQEARQHKDHAHQLAVRLGSLKAQHDSTRQALERLELQSERLNEKREQLSLNLEEGEAPLEELRLKLEELLEKRMAVDDEMRLAKMALEDADRELRDAEKRRTQAEQQSQLVRGQLEQQRMEWQALTVRRKTLQDQLLEDGYDLHGVLATLTSEANEKHAEEELERIAQRIQRLGAINLAAIDEYQQQSERKRYLDAQNADLVEALDTLENVIRKIDKETRNRFKETFDQINSGLQALFPKVFGGGSAYLELTGEDLLDTGVTIMARPPGKKNSTIHLLSGGEKALTALALVFAIFKLNPAPFCMLDEVDAPLDDANVGRYARLVKDMSQTVQFIYITHNKIAMEMADQLMGVTMHEPGCSRLVAVDVEEAMALVDA from the coding sequence ATGCGGCTCAAGTGCATCAGGCTGGCCGGGTTCAAATCCTTCGTGGACCCGACCACCGTCAACTTCCCGAGTAACATGGCGGCGGTGGTAGGCCCCAACGGCTGCGGAAAATCCAACATCATCGACGCCGTGCGTTGGGTGATGGGCGAAAGTTCGGCGAAGAACCTGCGCGGCGAATCGATGACCGACGTCATCTTCAACGGCTCAACCAGTCGCAAGCCCGTCAGTCAGGCCAGCATCGAGCTGGTATTCGACAACTCCGATGGCACCCTGGTGGGCGAATACGCCAGCTACGCGGAAATCTCCATTCGCCGAAAAGTCACCCGCGACAGCCAGAATACGTACTTCCTCAACGGCACCAAATGCCGTCGTCGTGACATCACCGACATCTTCCTCGGCACGGGGTTGGGCCCGCGCAGCTACTCGATCATTGAGCAAGGGATGATCTCCAAGCTGATCGAGTCCAAGCCTGAAGAGCTGCGTAACTTCATCGAAGAAGCCGCCGGCATCTCCAAGTACAAAGAGCGTCGGCGCGAGACTGAAAACCGTATCCGCCGCACTCATGAAAACCTGGCCCGCCTGACCGACCTGCGCGACGAACTGGAACGCCAGCTCGACCGTTTGCACCGTCAGGCGCAGGCGGCTGAGAAGTACCAGGAATACAAAGGCGAAGAGCGTCAACTCAAGGCACAACTGTCGGCTCTGCGCTGGCAGGCGTTGAATGAGCAAGTCGGCCAGCGCGAAGCGGTGATCGGCAATCAGGAAGTCGGTTTCGAAGCACTGGTGGCTGAGCAACGCAATGCCGACGCCAGCATTGAACGTCTGCGCGACGGTCATCACGACCTGTCTGAGCGCTTCAATCTGGTGCAGGGCCGTTTCTATTCCGTGGGCGGCGATATTGCCAGGGTCGAGCAAAGTATCCAGCACGGCCAGCAGCGTTTGCGTCAGTTGCAGGACGACCTGCGCGAGTCGGAACGCGCGCGGCTGGAAACAGAGTCGCATCTGGGCCACGACCGCACCTTGCTGGCGACGCTAGGCGAAGAGCTGGAAATGCTCGAGCCCGAACAGGAAATCACCAGCGCAGCCGCCGAAGAATCCACCGCAGCGCTGGAGGACTCCGAAAGCACCATGCACGGCTGGCAGGAGAAGTGGGACGCGTTCAATCTGGACTCTGCCGAACCGCGGCGTCAGGCCGAAGTGCAGCAGTCGCGCATCCAGCAGCTGGAAAGCAGTATGGAGCGATTGGGCGAACGGCAACGGCGTTTGGGCGAAGAGCGACAGTTGCTCGCCGCAGACCCGGAAGACGCGGCCATTCTTGAACTCAGCGAAGAACTCGCCACCCGCGAAATGACCCTGGAAGAGTTGCACGCCAGCGAAGAACAGTTGGTCGAGCGCCTGGAACAACTGCGTGGCGAGCTGCATCAAGCCAATCAGGCACAGCAGCAGGCTCAGGGCGATCTACAGCGCCTTAACGGTCGGCTGGCCTCGCTGGAAGCCTTGCAACAAGCGGCGCTCGATCCGGGCACCGGTACTGCTGAGTGGCTGCGTGAACAGCAACTGACCGAGCACCCGCGACTGGCTGAAGGCCTGCGGGTCGAGTCGGGCTGGGAGCTGGCGGTGGAAACCGTGCTCGGTGCCGACCTGCAAGCGGTGCTGGTGGATGACTTCGCTGGACTGGATCTTGCGGGTTTCGAACAGGGCGACCTGCGCCTGCTCAGCCCGTCGGCCGACGTGATGCGAATTCCTGGCAGTTTGCTGGACAAGGTTGAAGCGTCGGTCGATTTGTCGGCGTGGCTGGGTCAGGTCAAACCGGTAGACAGTCTTGAAGACGCCTTAGCCTTGCGCGGTCAGCTTGGGGCAGGGCAGAGTCTGATCAGCCGCGACGGTTACTGGGTCGGTCGGCATTTTCTAAGGGTGCGCCGCGCCAGTGAAGCAGAAAGCGGAGTGCTCGCTCGCGGTCAGGAGTTGCAGCGCCTGGGGCTGGAGCGTGAGGAGCGCGAAGCCACCCTGGGCGCCCTTGAAGAGCAGCTTGTCACCCTGCGTGAGCAGCAGTTGCAGCAAGAAGACACCCGCGAGCAGCTGCGTCGGCGTTTACAGGATGAAGCGCGTCAGCAAGGCGAACTCAAGGCGCAGCTATCTGCTGGCAAAGCCAAGGTTGAACAATTGACCCTGCGCCGCACGCGTCTGGACGAAGAGCTGGGCGAATTGGGCGAGCAACGCGCCATCGAACACGAACAGCTCGGCGAGTCTCGCCTGCAATTGCAGGGCGCGCTGGACAGCATGGCCATCGACACCGAACAGCGTGAGTTGCTCCTGGCTCAGCGCGACAGCCTGCGCGAACGCCTCGACCGGGTGCGTCAGGAAGCCCGTCAGCATAAGGACCACGCCCATCAATTGGCGGTGCGTCTAGGGTCGCTCAAGGCGCAGCACGATTCCACCCGACAGGCCCTTGAGCGGCTGGAGTTGCAGTCCGAGCGTCTGAACGAAAAACGCGAGCAGCTAAGCCTTAATCTGGAAGAGGGCGAGGCGCCGCTCGAAGAACTGCGCCTCAAGCTCGAAGAGTTGCTGGAAAAACGCATGGCTGTCGACGACGAGATGCGTCTGGCAAAAATGGCGCTGGAAGACGCCGACCGTGAACTGCGCGATGCCGAGAAACGCCGCACTCAGGCCGAACAGCAATCGCAACTGGTGCGCGGCCAGCTCGAGCAGCAACGCATGGAATGGCAGGCGCTCACGGTGCGGCGCAAAACCCTGCAGGACCAATTGCTCGAAGACGGCTACGACCTGCATGGCGTGTTGGCTACGCTGACCAGCGAGGCCAACGAAAAACATGCGGAAGAAGAGTTGGAGCGCATTGCTCAGCGTATTCAACGCCTCGGTGCGATCAACCTCGCGGCCATCGACGAATACCAGCAACAATCCGAGCGTAAACGTTATCTGGATGCGCAGAATGCCGACTTGGTCGAAGCGCTGGATACCCTGGAAAACGTCATTCGCAAGATTGATAAGGAAACGCGTAATCGTTTCAAAGAGACCTTTGATCAGATAAATAGCGGTTTACAGGCACTTTTCCCAAAAGTTTTCGGTGGTGGCAGCGCTTACTTGGAACTGACGGGCGAAGATTTACTCGATACAGGTGTGACTATCATGGCGCGGCCACCTGGCAAGAAGAACAGCACCATCCATTTGCTGTCCGGTGGTGAAAAGGCCCTGACTGCCTTGGCGCTGGTTTTTGCCATTTTCAAGTTGAACCCGGCACCGTTTTGCATGCTCGACGAGGTTGACGCACCGCTGGACGACGCTAACGTAGGACGTTACGCCCGACTCGTGAAGGATATGTCGCAGACGGTGCAATTTATCTACATCACCCACAACAAGATTGCCATGGAGATGGCAGACCAGTTGATGGGGGTCACCATGCACGAGCCTGGGTGCTCGCGATTGGTTGCGGTAGACGTGGAGGAAGCGATGGCGCTGGTGGATGCCTAG
- a CDS encoding GntR family transcriptional regulator has translation MTFKAPDSLAEQIAHHLAERIVRGELKPGERIQEQKVTQALSVSRGSVREALLILERRHLIVILPRRGAQVTELNAHNVESLCALMGELYILLANAVANRWETHADLAPFLRVQQRLTASYELQDVKMFVEESFNVMRAAYPFANNPYLQETVENLQPSMSRNYYLALDQRKAEMSEYLTLFAQLLDSVVARDHAQIRNVLSSYVERSCKLVLSALTAG, from the coding sequence ATGACGTTCAAGGCGCCGGATAGCCTCGCCGAGCAAATCGCTCACCACCTCGCAGAACGGATCGTTCGTGGCGAGCTCAAGCCGGGTGAGCGCATTCAAGAGCAAAAAGTCACTCAAGCATTGAGTGTCAGTCGTGGTTCGGTGCGTGAAGCCTTGCTGATTCTCGAGCGCCGCCACCTGATCGTGATCCTGCCGCGTCGTGGCGCCCAAGTGACCGAACTTAACGCGCACAACGTTGAAAGCCTGTGCGCGCTGATGGGCGAGCTGTACATCCTGCTTGCCAATGCCGTGGCCAATCGTTGGGAAACGCATGCTGATCTTGCGCCGTTTTTGCGGGTTCAGCAGCGCCTGACCGCCAGCTACGAGCTTCAGGACGTGAAAATGTTCGTTGAAGAGAGCTTCAACGTAATGCGCGCCGCTTACCCGTTCGCCAATAACCCGTACCTGCAAGAAACAGTCGAAAACCTGCAGCCGTCCATGAGCCGTAACTATTACCTGGCGCTGGACCAACGCAAGGCGGAAATGAGCGAGTACCTGACCCTATTCGCGCAACTGCTCGACTCGGTCGTGGCGCGCGACCATGCGCAGATTCGTAATGTGCTGAGCAGCTATGTCGAGCGCAGTTGCAAGTTGGTACTGTCCGCCCTGACTGCAGGCTGA
- the xdhA gene encoding xanthine dehydrogenase small subunit, with protein MIQLLLNQALRTEHALDPNLTVLNYLREHLGKPGTKEGCASGDCGACTVVIGELSTDNDGAEHLRYRSINACLTFVASLHGKQLISVEDLKHQGQLHSVQKAMVECHGSQCGFCTPGFVMSLFALQKNSSEANTHQAHEALAGNLCRCTGYRPILAAAEQACTQREPDQFDQRQTETIARLRAIAPKETGELNSGDKRCLVPLTVSNLADLYNAYPQARLLAGGTDLALEVTQLHRTLPVMIYVGNIEEMKRIEHFDDRIEIGAATSLTDCYAALTAEYQDFGELLQRFASLQIRNQGTLGGNIGNASPIGDSPPLLIALGAQIVLCKGEVRRTLALEDYFIDYRVTARQESEFIEKIIVPKANDRQAFRAYKVSKRLDDDISAVCAAFRLQVENGAVVDARVAFGGMAAIPKRAAACEHALIGAPWTSATVERACAALAEDFTPLSDFRASKEYRLLSAQNLLRKYFIELQTPHIETRVTSYV; from the coding sequence GTGATCCAACTCTTACTCAATCAGGCGCTACGCACCGAGCACGCCCTGGACCCGAATCTGACCGTGCTCAATTATTTGCGCGAGCATCTGGGCAAACCCGGCACTAAAGAGGGCTGTGCCAGCGGCGATTGTGGCGCCTGCACCGTGGTGATCGGCGAATTGAGCACCGATAACGATGGCGCCGAGCACCTGCGCTATCGCAGCATCAATGCCTGCCTGACGTTCGTTGCCTCGTTGCACGGCAAACAATTGATCAGCGTCGAGGACCTCAAGCATCAAGGCCAACTGCACAGCGTGCAAAAAGCCATGGTCGAGTGTCACGGTTCGCAATGTGGTTTCTGCACACCCGGGTTTGTCATGTCGCTGTTCGCGCTGCAGAAGAACAGCAGCGAAGCCAACACTCATCAAGCCCACGAAGCATTGGCCGGCAATCTGTGCCGTTGCACCGGCTATCGCCCGATTCTCGCCGCCGCCGAGCAAGCCTGCACTCAACGCGAGCCCGACCAGTTCGATCAGCGCCAGACAGAGACCATCGCCCGTTTGCGGGCCATCGCACCAAAAGAAACCGGCGAACTCAACAGCGGCGACAAACGCTGCCTGGTGCCGTTGACTGTCAGCAACCTGGCCGATTTGTATAACGCCTATCCGCAAGCGCGCTTGCTGGCCGGCGGTACCGATCTGGCGCTGGAAGTCACTCAACTCCATCGCACGCTGCCGGTGATGATCTACGTCGGCAACATCGAAGAAATGAAACGCATTGAGCACTTCGACGACCGTATCGAGATCGGCGCCGCCACCTCGTTGACCGACTGCTACGCAGCACTGACCGCTGAATACCAGGACTTCGGCGAGCTGCTTCAGCGCTTCGCCTCCTTGCAGATCCGCAATCAGGGCACCTTGGGCGGCAACATCGGCAACGCCTCGCCCATCGGTGACTCCCCTCCTCTGCTGATCGCCCTCGGTGCGCAGATTGTCCTGTGCAAAGGCGAAGTCCGCCGCACCCTCGCGCTGGAAGACTACTTCATCGACTACCGCGTGACGGCACGCCAGGAAAGCGAGTTCATCGAAAAAATCATCGTACCCAAGGCCAACGACAGACAGGCGTTCCGCGCCTACAAAGTGTCGAAACGGCTGGACGACGATATTTCTGCGGTGTGCGCGGCCTTCCGCTTGCAGGTCGAGAATGGCGCCGTTGTCGATGCGCGCGTTGCATTCGGCGGCATGGCGGCGATCCCTAAACGCGCCGCTGCCTGTGAACACGCGCTGATCGGCGCACCTTGGACCTCGGCCACCGTGGAGCGTGCCTGCGCGGCCCTGGCTGAGGATTTCACCCCGTTGTCAGACTTTCGCGCAAGCAAGGAATACCGCCTGCTGAGTGCGCAAAACCTGCTGCGCAAATATTTCATCGAGCTGCAAACGCCTCACATCGAAACGCGGGTGACCTCTTATGTCTAA
- the xdhB gene encoding xanthine dehydrogenase molybdopterin binding subunit, whose product MSNHAPDQTLEDSQAEMAALFQQDLSTGVGRSVKHDSADKHVSGEAVYIDDRLEFPNQLHVYARLSDRAHARIISVDTSPCYAFEGVRIAITHDDIPGLKDIGPLLPGDPLLAIDVVEFVGQPVIAVAARDMETARKAAMAAIIEYEDLEPVLDVVEALRKKHFVFDSHTHQRGDSASALASAPHRLQGNLHIGGQEHFYLETQVSSVMPTEDGGMIVYCSTQNPTEVQKLVAEVLGVSMNKIVVDMRRMGGGFGGKETQAASPACLCAVIAVLTGLPTKMRLPRVEDMLMTGKRHPFYIEYDVGFDDSGRLHGIQLELAGNCGCSPDLSNSIVDRAMFHADNAYYLGDATINGHRCKTNIASNTAYRGFGGPQGMVAIEEVMDTIARHLGKDPLDVRKANYYGKTERNVTHYYQTVEHNMLEEMTAELEASSQYAERRKSIRAYNAHSPVLKKGLALTPVKFGISFTASFLNQAGALIHIYTDGSIHLNHGGTEMGQGLNIKVAQVVAEVFQVDIDRIQITATTTDKVPNTSPTAASSGADLNGKAAQNAAEILKQRLVEFAARQYKVGEDQVQFHNGHVRIGEHILSFESLAQQAWVGQVSLSSTGYYKTPKIYYDRSQARGHPFYYFAYGVACVEVVIDTLTGEYKMLRTDILHDVGASLNPAIDMGQVEGGFIQGMGWLTMEELVWNAKGKLMTNGPASYKIPAVADMPLDLRIKLVENRKNPEDTVFHSKAVGEPPFMLGIAAWCAIKDAVASLGDYRHQPKIDAPATPERVLWGCEQMRTLHSATAAAERDPGHIAGEPAPTRA is encoded by the coding sequence ATGTCTAACCATGCCCCGGACCAAACCTTGGAAGACAGCCAAGCCGAAATGGCCGCGCTGTTTCAGCAGGACCTGAGCACGGGCGTGGGTCGCAGCGTCAAGCACGACAGCGCTGACAAGCATGTGTCCGGCGAGGCGGTGTACATCGACGACCGTCTGGAATTCCCGAATCAATTGCACGTGTATGCACGCCTGTCCGACCGCGCCCACGCGCGGATCATCAGCGTCGACACATCGCCGTGCTATGCCTTTGAAGGCGTGCGCATCGCCATCACTCATGACGACATTCCGGGCCTCAAGGACATTGGTCCGCTGCTGCCGGGCGATCCGTTGCTGGCCATCGATGTTGTAGAATTCGTCGGTCAACCGGTGATCGCGGTTGCCGCACGGGATATGGAAACCGCGCGCAAGGCGGCAATGGCCGCGATCATCGAATACGAGGACCTCGAGCCCGTTCTGGACGTGGTGGAGGCCTTGCGCAAAAAACATTTCGTCTTCGACAGCCATACCCATCAACGCGGTGATTCGGCCAGCGCTCTCGCCAGTGCGCCGCATCGCCTACAAGGCAACTTGCACATCGGCGGGCAGGAACACTTTTACCTGGAAACCCAGGTCTCGTCAGTGATGCCCACCGAAGACGGGGGCATGATTGTCTATTGCTCGACGCAAAACCCCACCGAAGTACAAAAGCTGGTGGCGGAAGTACTCGGCGTGTCGATGAACAAAATCGTGGTCGATATGCGCCGCATGGGCGGTGGTTTTGGCGGCAAGGAGACCCAGGCGGCAAGCCCTGCGTGCCTGTGCGCGGTGATCGCCGTGTTGACCGGGCTGCCGACCAAGATGCGTCTGCCCCGGGTCGAAGACATGCTGATGACCGGCAAGCGTCACCCCTTCTATATCGAATATGACGTCGGCTTCGATGACAGCGGACGCCTGCACGGGATTCAGCTGGAGTTGGCTGGCAACTGCGGCTGCTCACCGGACCTGTCCAACTCTATTGTCGACCGGGCGATGTTCCATGCCGATAACGCGTACTACCTGGGCGACGCCACCATCAATGGCCATCGTTGCAAGACCAATATCGCCTCAAACACCGCCTATCGCGGCTTCGGCGGCCCGCAAGGCATGGTCGCGATCGAAGAAGTGATGGACACCATCGCCCGTCACTTGGGCAAAGACCCGCTGGACGTGCGCAAAGCCAACTACTACGGCAAGACCGAGCGTAACGTTACCCATTACTACCAGACGGTCGAGCACAACATGCTCGAAGAAATGACCGCCGAACTGGAGGCCAGCAGCCAGTATGCAGAACGGCGAAAATCGATTCGTGCCTACAACGCACACAGCCCGGTGCTAAAAAAAGGCCTGGCGCTGACCCCGGTGAAATTCGGCATTTCCTTCACCGCCAGCTTCCTCAATCAAGCCGGTGCGCTGATCCATATCTACACCGATGGCAGCATCCACCTGAACCATGGCGGCACCGAGATGGGCCAGGGTCTGAACATCAAGGTTGCGCAGGTGGTGGCCGAGGTGTTCCAGGTTGATATCGACCGCATCCAGATCACTGCGACCACTACCGACAAAGTGCCGAACACCTCGCCGACGGCAGCTTCCAGCGGTGCAGACCTGAACGGTAAAGCTGCGCAGAACGCTGCTGAGATTCTCAAACAACGGTTGGTGGAATTTGCTGCGCGGCAGTACAAGGTCGGCGAAGATCAGGTGCAGTTTCACAATGGCCACGTGCGGATTGGCGAGCACATTCTGTCGTTCGAATCCCTAGCGCAACAGGCATGGGTCGGTCAGGTATCGCTGTCGAGCACTGGCTATTACAAGACACCTAAAATCTATTACGACCGCAGCCAGGCGCGCGGTCATCCGTTCTACTACTTCGCTTACGGCGTGGCCTGCGTTGAAGTGGTGATCGATACCCTGACCGGCGAATACAAGATGCTCCGCACCGACATCCTGCATGACGTGGGCGCCTCGCTGAACCCGGCCATCGACATGGGCCAGGTCGAAGGCGGCTTCATTCAGGGCATGGGCTGGCTGACCATGGAAGAGTTGGTGTGGAATGCCAAGGGCAAATTGATGACCAACGGCCCGGCCAGTTACAAAATTCCGGCAGTTGCCGACATGCCCCTGGACCTGCGGATCAAGCTGGTGGAGAACCGCAAAAACCCGGAAGACACGGTGTTCCATTCCAAGGCCGTGGGCGAGCCGCCGTTCATGCTCGGCATCGCCGCCTGGTGCGCGATCAAGGACGCCGTCGCCAGCCTTGGCGACTACCGACATCAACCGAAGATCGACGCGCCTGCGACCCCGGAGCGGGTGTTGTGGGGGTGCGAGCAAATGCGCACGTTGCATAGCGCGACGGCTGCGGCCGAGCGCGACCCTGGGCACATCGCTGGCGAGCCCGCGCCTACAAGAGCTTAG
- the xdhC gene encoding xanthine dehydrogenase accessory protein XdhC, whose product MNNWISALAELQNQGEPCVLVTIIDERGSTPRNAGSKMVVTAGRIFDTVGGGHLEYKAMQIAREMLASGSQYTRLERFSLGASLGQCCGGVNVLLFEPMGQPQAQIAVFGAGHVGRALVPLLASLPCRVRWIDSREQEFPALIPEGVTRIVNEEPVDEVEQLPTGSYCIVMTHNHQLDLELTAAILTRNDFTYFGLIGSKTKRVKFENRLRERGFDAALLQRMRCPMGLAEVKGKLPFEIAVSIAAEVIATYNASFGQHSSHAEPVAHLLPVSRRSQVQ is encoded by the coding sequence ATGAACAACTGGATCAGCGCTCTCGCCGAACTGCAAAACCAGGGCGAACCCTGCGTACTGGTGACCATCATCGACGAGCGCGGCTCGACGCCGCGCAATGCCGGTTCGAAGATGGTCGTCACTGCCGGACGGATTTTCGACACCGTCGGGGGTGGGCACCTGGAATACAAGGCCATGCAGATCGCCCGCGAGATGCTCGCCAGCGGCAGTCAATACACGCGCCTGGAGCGCTTCAGCCTGGGCGCCAGCCTGGGTCAGTGCTGCGGTGGGGTGAACGTCTTGCTGTTCGAACCCATGGGCCAGCCTCAGGCACAGATTGCGGTATTCGGTGCAGGGCATGTCGGCCGGGCGCTGGTCCCGCTACTTGCCAGCCTGCCCTGTCGGGTGCGCTGGATCGATTCGCGAGAACAGGAGTTCCCCGCGCTGATCCCGGAGGGCGTTACACGGATCGTCAACGAAGAGCCTGTGGATGAAGTCGAGCAATTACCCACAGGCAGTTATTGCATCGTCATGACCCACAACCATCAACTGGACCTCGAGCTGACGGCAGCCATTCTCACGCGCAATGATTTCACTTATTTCGGCTTGATCGGTTCGAAGACCAAGCGGGTCAAATTCGAGAATCGCCTGCGTGAGCGCGGTTTCGATGCGGCACTGCTGCAACGCATGCGTTGCCCGATGGGCCTGGCCGAGGTCAAAGGCAAATTGCCCTTCGAGATCGCCGTGTCCATTGCCGCTGAAGTGATCGCTACCTACAACGCCAGCTTCGGCCAACACAGCAGCCATGCCGAACCTGTTGCGCACCTATTGCCGGTTTCACGCCGCAGCCAAGTTCAATGA